In the Paenibacillus sp. FSL H7-0357 genome, one interval contains:
- a CDS encoding amidase family protein, whose translation MKSPFNLMNLNIEEASIYELQNAMEQGEFTSKELVFCYLSRIAKYDQDGPHINSIMEINPDAIFIAEALDIERQRKGSRGPFHGIPILVKDNIETGDKMRTSAGALALAQHVSTTDAFLIRRLRESGAIILGKTNMTEWANGISSTMWAGYSSKGGQVAHPYGDFFVGGSSTGSAAAVAMSFAAAAIGTETSASILSPAIQMSIVGIKPTVGLISRSGLIPFSYSQDTAGPMARTVSDAVVLLNALAGRDEHDPATWRNDHVIQDYTSFLDKNGLQGARIGVFCEVPDSLRESGEYNQELFHQAVSELIKAGAEVVENIDIPSFHGPWHWNKMNLEFNHGVENYLQRLPAHMPVHSLSELINWNEKYADAALKYGQDILEFREGLTNPLKNKDYIMESIMDLYLAQNEGIDYAINSYQLDAIMFPAYIGADICAKAGYPSIAIPAGYGANGRPFGITFAGKAFTEPTLIRIAYSFEQITKHRKKPIFN comes from the coding sequence ATGAAGTCTCCCTTTAATCTGATGAATTTAAATATAGAAGAAGCAAGTATATATGAATTACAAAACGCGATGGAACAAGGTGAATTTACTTCAAAAGAATTAGTGTTTTGCTACTTATCACGTATCGCAAAATATGATCAGGATGGCCCTCACATAAATTCCATCATGGAAATTAACCCCGATGCCATTTTCATCGCAGAAGCACTTGATATAGAACGTCAGCGCAAGGGGAGTAGAGGACCTTTTCATGGCATACCGATTCTCGTTAAGGATAATATCGAAACCGGAGACAAGATGCGTACCAGTGCGGGAGCTTTAGCACTAGCACAGCATGTAAGTACGACGGACGCTTTCCTGATTCGCCGATTAAGAGAATCGGGGGCCATCATTTTGGGCAAGACGAATATGACAGAATGGGCCAACGGTATTTCCTCGACAATGTGGGCAGGTTATAGTTCAAAGGGGGGGCAGGTCGCGCACCCCTATGGTGATTTTTTCGTAGGCGGATCCAGTACGGGATCCGCAGCTGCGGTGGCCATGAGTTTTGCAGCAGCGGCGATAGGCACAGAAACCTCCGCTTCAATTCTGAGTCCGGCCATACAGATGTCTATTGTCGGCATCAAACCGACCGTCGGCTTAATTAGCCGCTCAGGACTTATTCCTTTTTCTTATTCACAAGACACAGCAGGGCCGATGGCAAGGACGGTTTCAGATGCGGTAGTTCTGCTTAACGCATTAGCTGGGAGGGATGAGCACGACCCAGCAACCTGGCGTAATGACCATGTTATACAGGATTACACATCATTCTTGGACAAGAATGGACTACAGGGAGCGAGAATTGGGGTCTTTTGTGAAGTACCAGATTCCCTGCGTGAATCTGGTGAATATAATCAGGAGCTATTTCATCAAGCAGTCTCCGAATTGATAAAAGCAGGAGCCGAAGTAGTAGAAAATATCGACATTCCATCGTTTCATGGTCCATGGCATTGGAACAAGATGAATTTAGAATTCAATCATGGAGTGGAGAATTATTTGCAGCGTCTCCCGGCACATATGCCTGTTCATTCATTGTCCGAACTCATCAATTGGAATGAAAAGTATGCAGATGCAGCCCTGAAATACGGTCAAGATATATTAGAATTCCGGGAGGGGTTAACCAATCCTTTGAAAAATAAGGACTATATCATGGAATCTATTATGGATTTATATCTAGCCCAGAACGAAGGAATTGATTATGCGATAAATAGTTATCAGTTAGATGCGATAATGTTTCCAGCTTATATTGGAGCGGATATATGTGCCAAAGCTGGTTATCCATCTATTGCTATCCCCGCAGGGTATGGAGCAAACGGCAGACCATTTGGCATTACTTTTGCCGGAAAAGCATTTACTGAACCTACCTTAATTCGCATAGCTTATTCTTTTGAACAAATAACAAAACATCGCAAAAAACCTATATTCAACTAA
- a CDS encoding zinc-binding dehydrogenase yields MVRAIVTDSLAKGYFAIKDVAAPQAQPWEAIVKVHAFSLNRGEVIDARNEAEQFRPGWDFAGTVIEQASNGTGPKQGSRVVGLLPLGAWAEQVAAPASFLAVIPDNVSFVQASTLPVAGLSALYTLRKGGMLLGRKILITGSTGGVGIWAHQLAAQSGAFTVGVARTKEKALVVREAGANEVLVGDAAISAAHSFGPYHLIVDSVGGDTLAALMPQLEPGGIIVSMGHSSSPYSTLNIRGLGGRTLYSFFLGEEINRYSPASDLKLLADLLSTGRLTPRIEVETSWENIGEVSEDLLERRFSGKAVLLIN; encoded by the coding sequence ATGGTTCGCGCAATAGTTACAGACTCACTGGCAAAAGGATATTTTGCCATCAAGGACGTCGCTGCTCCTCAAGCTCAGCCTTGGGAGGCGATCGTTAAAGTACACGCCTTCTCTCTTAATCGGGGTGAAGTTATAGACGCAAGGAATGAGGCCGAGCAATTTCGCCCAGGTTGGGATTTTGCCGGAACCGTCATTGAGCAAGCCAGCAATGGCACAGGTCCGAAACAAGGAAGCCGTGTTGTCGGCTTGCTTCCGCTGGGCGCATGGGCTGAGCAGGTGGCGGCACCCGCTTCATTTCTGGCAGTAATACCGGATAACGTCAGCTTCGTCCAAGCTTCCACTTTACCTGTAGCGGGCCTGTCTGCACTCTATACCCTTAGAAAGGGCGGTATGCTGCTCGGTAGAAAAATATTGATCACTGGCTCCACTGGAGGAGTGGGGATCTGGGCCCATCAGCTAGCCGCACAATCCGGGGCTTTCACAGTAGGTGTAGCCAGAACAAAGGAAAAAGCCCTGGTTGTCCGGGAAGCTGGTGCCAACGAGGTTTTGGTTGGAGATGCAGCGATTTCAGCGGCCCACTCTTTCGGGCCTTATCATCTCATTGTGGATTCGGTGGGTGGCGATACGCTGGCTGCCTTAATGCCCCAGCTTGAACCAGGAGGAATCATCGTTTCGATGGGACATTCGTCCTCCCCTTACTCCACACTTAATATCAGGGGGTTGGGCGGCAGAACCTTGTATAGCTTCTTTTTAGGGGAGGAAATTAACCGCTATTCACCTGCCAGCGATTTAAAATTGCTAGCGGATTTACTTTCAACAGGCCGATTAACTCCCCGGATTGAAGTGGAGACATCATGGGAGAACATTGGGGAGGTATCCGAAGATTTATTAGAACGCAGATTTTCCGGTAAAGCAGTGCTTTTAATCAATTAG
- a CDS encoding VOC family protein, whose product MIKFISSVLFVKDIAVSRMFYEEILDQQVEIDYGVNIGYLGGFSIWRKDVAHQNIFRDNKAEIELIGSGKQQIELYFEVEYIDEIYKKLKDHQIEFVHDIFEQPWGQRVVRVYDQINILLN is encoded by the coding sequence TTGATTAAATTCATCTCATCAGTTTTATTTGTTAAAGATATAGCAGTTTCACGGATGTTTTATGAAGAGATTTTAGACCAACAAGTAGAGATAGACTATGGTGTCAATATCGGATACCTTGGTGGCTTTTCAATATGGAGGAAGGACGTAGCACATCAAAACATATTTAGAGATAACAAGGCTGAAATCGAATTAATAGGTAGCGGGAAGCAGCAAATTGAACTGTATTTTGAAGTGGAATACATAGATGAGATCTACAAAAAACTTAAAGATCATCAGATTGAATTCGTTCATGACATATTTGAACAACCTTGGGGACAAAGAGTAGTTAGAGTATATGACCAGATAAATATATTATTGAATTAG
- a CDS encoding alpha-galactosidase — translation MPVIYHEKTKQFHLYNDDISYIFCVMLNQQLGHLYYGKRIQDQEDFSHLLEWGFRDMSPCVFEGNPKFSLEQVKQEVSVYGAGDLRSCGLHVVQQDGSSTTHFEYLSHHILPGKPSLEGLPATYVEEDNEADTVCICLIDKTLSCQVELQYTLFNQLPVLTRSMKIIHSGTEKIRLEAAMSFSLELPDKEYEMLTLTGAWGRERHIQNVPLHQGIQSIYSLRGHSSHNYNPFIGLKRKETTEFLGEAIGFSLVYSGNFLAQAEVDTYDVTRIMMGIHPHGFSWVLEPGDSFQTPESVLVYSDKGLNRMSQVFHELYQTRLVRGFWRDRERPILINNWEATYMNFDEDKILGLARAATGLGIELFVLDDGWFGERNTDTTSLGDWYPNKVKLPNGISGLASKITAMGLKFGLWFEPEMISKASKLYEKHPDWLLSVPYRTVSPGRNQYVLDLTKAEVIDYLDQTLSHLLAGSDISYVKWDMNRSMSEVFSQGRECDFQGRVYHQYILGIYELHERLTSKFPEVLFESCASGGGRFDPGMLYYSPQGWISDNTDAVERLKIQYGTSMVYPLSSMGSHVSAVPNHQTSRSVSLNTRGSVAYFGTFGYELDISLLSDEEKATVQEQITFMKKYRGLMARGTFYRLASPFQGNETAWMVRSRDRSRAIVGYYRILTKVNDGYRRLKLAGLDPHKKYRIAHLGEHGYFGDELMEIGIVLNDHTSGDYHSKVPRGDFLSRIFILEAD, via the coding sequence ATGCCTGTGATCTACCATGAAAAAACCAAGCAATTTCACTTGTACAATGATGATATCAGTTACATCTTTTGCGTCATGCTGAATCAGCAGCTTGGCCATTTGTATTACGGCAAAAGGATTCAGGACCAGGAGGATTTCTCCCACCTGCTGGAATGGGGGTTTCGCGATATGTCTCCCTGCGTTTTTGAAGGAAATCCCAAGTTTTCCCTGGAGCAGGTCAAACAGGAAGTTTCGGTTTATGGTGCAGGCGATTTAAGAAGCTGCGGGCTTCATGTGGTCCAGCAGGATGGCAGCAGCACCACTCATTTTGAGTATTTAAGTCATCATATCCTCCCGGGCAAACCTTCACTTGAAGGCCTGCCCGCAACGTATGTCGAAGAGGACAATGAGGCCGATACCGTGTGTATTTGTTTAATCGACAAGACTCTCTCCTGTCAGGTTGAACTGCAATATACTCTCTTCAACCAGTTACCTGTATTAACCCGATCTATGAAAATAATCCATTCAGGCACAGAGAAAATCCGCCTTGAAGCCGCTATGAGCTTCAGCCTGGAGCTTCCGGATAAGGAGTATGAAATGTTGACCTTAACCGGTGCTTGGGGGAGGGAGCGGCATATTCAGAATGTTCCTCTGCACCAGGGTATTCAAAGCATATACAGTCTGCGGGGGCACAGCAGCCACAACTATAACCCCTTCATCGGGTTGAAGCGAAAGGAAACTACGGAGTTTCTCGGCGAAGCAATCGGATTCAGTTTAGTGTACAGCGGCAATTTTTTGGCTCAGGCTGAAGTAGATACGTATGATGTAACCCGTATAATGATGGGCATACATCCGCATGGCTTCAGTTGGGTTTTGGAACCCGGAGATAGCTTTCAAACGCCGGAGTCCGTGTTGGTGTATTCTGATAAAGGCTTGAACAGGATGAGCCAAGTGTTCCACGAGCTGTATCAAACACGGTTGGTCCGAGGCTTCTGGAGGGACAGAGAGCGCCCCATCCTAATCAATAACTGGGAAGCCACCTACATGAATTTTGATGAGGACAAAATACTTGGACTTGCCCGCGCGGCCACCGGGCTTGGAATCGAATTGTTTGTTCTGGATGACGGCTGGTTTGGCGAACGTAATACAGACACAACCTCTCTCGGGGACTGGTACCCCAACAAGGTCAAGCTGCCCAACGGCATCTCCGGCCTTGCCTCTAAGATTACTGCAATGGGGCTGAAATTCGGCCTTTGGTTTGAACCGGAAATGATCAGCAAAGCAAGCAAACTTTATGAGAAGCACCCGGACTGGTTATTATCCGTCCCCTACCGTACGGTGAGTCCGGGTCGAAATCAATATGTCCTGGACTTGACGAAGGCCGAGGTCATTGATTACTTGGATCAGACCCTCAGCCATCTGTTAGCCGGCTCTGATATCTCCTATGTGAAATGGGATATGAACCGCTCTATGTCAGAAGTGTTTTCCCAAGGAAGGGAATGTGATTTTCAAGGAAGGGTTTACCATCAATACATCCTGGGGATATATGAATTGCACGAACGGTTAACCAGTAAATTTCCTGAGGTCTTATTCGAGTCATGCGCCAGCGGAGGTGGACGATTTGATCCGGGGATGCTGTATTACTCGCCGCAGGGATGGATTTCCGATAATACAGACGCCGTCGAACGGTTAAAAATACAATACGGCACCTCCATGGTATACCCGCTCAGCAGCATGGGGTCCCATGTTTCCGCGGTACCCAATCACCAGACATCCCGCAGCGTTTCCCTGAATACCCGAGGCAGTGTCGCCTATTTTGGCACCTTTGGCTATGAGCTCGATATCAGCCTGCTGTCTGATGAAGAAAAAGCAACCGTTCAGGAACAAATCACCTTTATGAAAAAGTACCGTGGTCTCATGGCGCGGGGGACGTTTTATCGGCTGGCCAGTCCCTTCCAGGGTAATGAAACAGCATGGATGGTCCGATCCAGAGACAGAAGCCGGGCGATCGTCGGCTATTACCGCATTCTTACGAAGGTAAACGACGGCTATCGGCGATTGAAGCTTGCCGGACTGGACCCTCATAAAAAATATCGCATCGCCCATTTAGGCGAACACGGCTATTTTGGGGATGAATTGATGGAGATCGGTATTGTTTTAAATGACCATACATCTGGCGATTACCATTCCAAGGTGCCAAGAGGCGATTTTCTGTCTCGCATTTTTATTTTGGAGGCAGACTAG
- a CDS encoding peptide MFS transporter yields MSDESHTNMNPRNKSLEEVLDDKKFLGHPRGVGALAAGNFFNSFAWGALYAILIFYLYSPYMKGLGFTQGQAASMIAAMGACNSIFGILGSWLADRVLGMRKALIIGNIVKGMAFGVLAIPAFSLTQGRIFAFIALFLMSLPIMGASNASLTGQLYRKSDSGRRDAAFTIHTIANNIAGLVAPLLVGQIGMKNFHLGFLIASAAAFLYGAVIFFTQHKYFGPLGEKPIKPLEEGKFKTLLTRFLIIMLIFIGTIVVLVINGVMSFQGVLNIITSATFIIPIAFLTNLMRKKDLTARDKRRLKPFLKLFSAQIVMALCGTMLTSTVAIFIDQKINRHIFGIEIAPGSVGTIYTIFGLALSPVFVWLWTKTRATHIRTTYKYGLGILFSACGFGLLTIPIIMFKDQAPYNLLWMVFYYLFLTFSDNLVWPIGSSLVAKLSPDAYDTQMQTAWGQAGTIGNGIALILFTFYQTADEQVNLFPIMTGLLFMTALLIFLFSKNIEKDMD; encoded by the coding sequence ATGAGCGATGAAAGCCATACGAACATGAATCCCAGAAATAAATCGTTGGAGGAGGTACTGGACGACAAGAAATTTTTGGGCCACCCAAGAGGTGTAGGCGCTTTGGCAGCGGGGAACTTTTTTAATTCATTTGCTTGGGGAGCCTTGTACGCGATTTTAATTTTTTATCTCTACAGTCCATACATGAAAGGGTTAGGCTTCACACAGGGTCAGGCCGCATCTATGATTGCGGCAATGGGCGCCTGCAACTCCATATTTGGCATTTTGGGAAGCTGGCTGGCTGACCGGGTATTGGGCATGCGCAAAGCTTTGATTATTGGCAACATAGTGAAAGGGATGGCATTTGGTGTTTTGGCCATTCCGGCTTTTTCTCTAACACAAGGAAGAATATTTGCATTCATCGCATTGTTTTTGATGTCGCTTCCAATTATGGGGGCAAGCAACGCTTCTTTGACCGGCCAGCTCTACCGCAAATCCGACAGCGGAAGACGGGACGCCGCCTTTACCATTCACACGATTGCCAACAATATTGCCGGTCTGGTTGCTCCACTTCTGGTCGGCCAAATCGGAATGAAAAATTTCCATCTGGGATTCTTGATCGCGTCTGCGGCTGCCTTCCTGTATGGTGCGGTGATTTTCTTTACACAACACAAATATTTTGGTCCCTTGGGCGAAAAGCCGATCAAACCTCTTGAGGAAGGGAAGTTCAAAACATTATTGACCCGTTTCCTGATCATTATGCTTATCTTTATAGGCACCATTGTGGTTTTAGTCATTAACGGTGTGATGTCCTTCCAGGGAGTATTAAACATCATCACTTCAGCCACTTTTATTATTCCGATTGCTTTCTTGACCAATCTCATGAGGAAAAAAGATTTAACCGCCCGGGACAAAAGACGGTTGAAGCCCTTCCTCAAATTATTCTCAGCCCAGATTGTGATGGCGCTTTGCGGAACCATGCTGACTTCCACTGTGGCGATTTTTATCGATCAGAAAATCAATCGTCATATTTTTGGAATTGAAATTGCTCCAGGATCAGTGGGAACCATTTATACCATCTTCGGCTTGGCCTTGTCCCCCGTCTTTGTCTGGCTGTGGACCAAAACACGCGCAACCCATATTCGCACCACTTATAAATACGGATTAGGTATATTGTTCTCTGCTTGCGGCTTCGGCTTGCTGACCATACCGATCATTATGTTTAAGGATCAGGCCCCCTACAACCTGCTTTGGATGGTGTTCTACTATTTGTTCCTTACGTTCTCCGACAATCTGGTTTGGCCCATCGGTTCATCGCTTGTAGCTAAATTGTCGCCCGATGCTTACGATACGCAGATGCAAACCGCTTGGGGTCAGGCGGGCACGATCGGCAACGGAATAGCTTTGATTCTGTTCACCTTCTATCAAACGGCTGACGAGCAGGTCAACTTGTTTCCTATTATGACGGGACTTCTGTTCATGACGGCTCTGCTCATCTTCCTCTTTTCCAAAAATATCGAAAAAGATATGGACTAA
- a CDS encoding histidine phosphatase family protein: protein MTQFYLIRHGEPLWDINEHYKLKGHGRDMVPLTNKGVNQVYLTAKDERLKEAEIVVSSPYPRALQTAAILSKELGLEIMVEFDLREWQPDLTFEYDSLEKLKELGDDYDANHGVYPPGVTKLWESKELLKNRMEKVINKYLEFQKVIITGHGMAFRTLVGEVGEIPHASIIEYYKQSHVTLR from the coding sequence ATGACGCAATTTTATCTCATTCGCCATGGTGAACCTCTATGGGACATAAATGAACATTACAAATTAAAGGGACATGGCCGGGACATGGTTCCTCTTACGAATAAAGGGGTTAACCAAGTATATTTGACAGCAAAGGACGAACGTTTAAAAGAAGCTGAAATTGTTGTCTCTTCTCCTTACCCAAGAGCACTTCAAACGGCCGCTATTTTATCAAAGGAACTTGGTTTAGAAATAATGGTTGAATTCGATTTAAGGGAATGGCAACCTGACTTAACATTTGAATATGATTCATTGGAGAAGCTTAAAGAACTGGGGGATGATTATGATGCTAATCATGGAGTCTATCCTCCTGGGGTAACCAAGCTTTGGGAGTCTAAAGAACTACTGAAGAACCGCATGGAGAAGGTGATTAACAAATATCTCGAATTTCAAAAGGTGATAATTACTGGACACGGCATGGCTTTTCGTACCTTGGTAGGAGAGGTAGGCGAGATTCCACATGCTTCAATTATCGAGTATTATAAACAAAGCCATGTCACTTTACGCTAA
- a CDS encoding GNAT family N-acetyltransferase — protein sequence MVIELKPVSIENWYDCTKLNVKQEQTSVFPAPVVYWIAESKFLHDFDLRAIYSEALLVGFIVFCKTPDEDGNHWIPALMIDENHQGNGFGKKAMKKLIDLMSQNGCNRLMIGHRPDNLIAGNLYESLGFQRASEEIIDGEIIRFLQLN from the coding sequence GTGGTTATTGAATTAAAGCCGGTATCAATTGAGAACTGGTACGATTGTACCAAGTTAAATGTAAAGCAAGAACAAACTAGTGTTTTTCCAGCTCCTGTTGTTTATTGGATTGCAGAATCTAAATTTCTTCATGATTTTGATTTGCGCGCAATATATTCAGAGGCGTTGCTAGTCGGATTTATTGTCTTTTGTAAAACCCCCGACGAAGACGGTAACCATTGGATACCTGCACTCATGATTGATGAGAATCATCAAGGGAATGGTTTTGGCAAAAAAGCAATGAAAAAATTAATTGATCTTATGAGTCAAAATGGTTGTAATAGATTAATGATCGGGCACAGACCCGACAACTTGATTGCTGGGAACCTGTATGAATCCTTGGGATTTCAGAGGGCTAGCGAAGAAATAATTGACGGTGAAATTATTCGTTTTCTACAACTTAATTAA
- a CDS encoding methyl-accepting chemotaxis protein, translating to MFTKIRAKILLGFAVVILVFIAAIAGNTLFQGKVTMLTEQINRNYSKLSLVQQLTDKIRTADGLGARYVMSNTDEERTTYLTAYEAMIPEITEAITVLKNAGLNEAELAGITSLESEWSNYLTVLENAFALAKEGNFPNAQKEFTNLSLDTIIASQLVFENTLNEEIQHAQSQSAEHRSSAMGISFGVTGLSVLLAIFIALLLSGKIIKPIRDVNKQLQEIAEGDADLTRKLTVRTKDEIGDLALAFNKMTDNLGLIIGQVSQSADGLAASSVKLTSDSGLTAEATERIAGIMGTVASGSERQMNDLQTNMTTIVEMSAGIQQIAASVQDISDASLRSNEFAMAGDKSLQAAARQMASINQSIGSLSEQVLGFAKRSREIGSIVGVIQGIASQTNMLALNATIEAARAGEQGRGFAVVADQVRKLAEQSGESANLIAEMAAGIQSDADDAVLVMKSSIAEVQDGTEIIEEAGHSFGEIRISIDSLAGQVQEVSGAVEEITAATEEIVESIRTVTQISETTAANTQQVSAASQEQMASVEQIASSAGALNTLAQGLQGLVARFNV from the coding sequence ATGTTTACAAAAATTCGCGCAAAAATACTACTTGGCTTCGCAGTGGTCATTCTCGTATTCATCGCCGCAATCGCCGGAAACACCTTGTTTCAAGGCAAGGTTACCATGCTCACCGAGCAGATTAACCGCAATTACAGCAAGCTGTCGCTCGTTCAGCAGCTGACGGACAAGATCCGCACAGCGGACGGGCTCGGCGCCAGATATGTGATGAGTAATACAGATGAGGAAAGAACCACCTATCTGACCGCTTATGAGGCAATGATTCCGGAGATTACCGAGGCGATAACCGTGCTTAAGAATGCGGGCCTCAATGAAGCGGAGCTTGCCGGGATTACGAGTCTCGAAAGTGAATGGAGCAACTATTTGACCGTGCTGGAAAATGCTTTCGCTTTAGCCAAGGAAGGAAATTTCCCGAATGCGCAAAAGGAGTTCACGAATCTCTCGCTGGATACGATTATTGCTTCGCAGCTGGTCTTCGAGAATACGCTGAATGAGGAGATCCAGCATGCGCAAAGTCAGTCCGCGGAGCACCGCAGCTCGGCCATGGGTATCAGCTTTGGCGTGACGGGCTTGTCGGTTCTGCTGGCTATCTTCATCGCACTGCTGCTGTCCGGCAAGATTATTAAACCGATCCGTGATGTAAATAAACAACTCCAGGAGATTGCCGAAGGAGATGCCGACCTGACCCGCAAGCTGACAGTCCGGACCAAGGACGAGATCGGTGATCTGGCACTTGCTTTCAATAAAATGACGGATAATCTCGGTCTGATCATCGGACAGGTGAGCCAGTCAGCGGATGGTCTGGCGGCTTCCTCCGTCAAGCTTACCTCCGACAGCGGGCTGACAGCCGAGGCTACGGAACGGATCGCCGGCATTATGGGTACGGTTGCTTCCGGTTCGGAGAGACAAATGAATGATCTGCAGACCAACATGACGACGATTGTTGAAATGTCGGCCGGCATCCAGCAGATCGCCGCAAGTGTGCAGGATATTTCCGATGCATCACTACGCTCTAATGAATTCGCCATGGCAGGCGACAAGTCGCTGCAGGCGGCCGCCCGCCAGATGGCTTCGATTAACCAGTCGATTGGGTCGCTGTCCGAGCAGGTGCTTGGTTTTGCCAAACGATCCCGGGAGATCGGCAGCATAGTAGGGGTCATCCAAGGCATCGCCTCGCAGACCAATATGCTGGCGCTGAACGCAACAATTGAAGCGGCGCGTGCCGGGGAACAGGGCAGAGGGTTCGCCGTTGTTGCCGATCAGGTACGCAAGCTGGCCGAGCAATCCGGAGAATCGGCCAATCTTATTGCCGAGATGGCGGCAGGGATTCAGTCCGATGCCGATGATGCGGTCCTGGTGATGAAGAGCAGCATTGCCGAGGTGCAGGACGGTACGGAAATCATTGAAGAAGCAGGACATTCCTTCGGGGAGATCCGCATTTCGATCGATTCTCTGGCCGGACAGGTTCAGGAGGTGTCGGGAGCGGTCGAGGAGATCACGGCGGCTACCGAAGAGATTGTGGAGTCGATCCGCACCGTCACGCAAATATCGGAAACCACAGCTGCGAATACGCAGCAGGTGTCGGCAGCTTCACAGGAGCAGATGGCATCTGTAGAACAAATCGCTTCCTCGGCAGGTGCGCTGAACACATTGGCGCAAGGCTTGCAGGGGTTGGTGGCAAGGTTTAATGTGTAG